One genomic region from Evansella sp. LMS18 encodes:
- a CDS encoding type II secretion system F family protein: protein MNPAVISLSATFFAFSVFLYYYVTGTQAKKSIKRVNSWFHTEEEKKRKSFIYLFGDRFDSSEISESLRKKLMQANLPIKASEYAAVCLLIFAMLWFVCHFLLQLLFPLDIVLAYIFVWAGSKIYLNSRKDKRAADFNKQLPEICRMMSNTVKAGMTLHQGVQLVAKELPAPAGEEFNELNQELNLGDSFDDAMGRLSQKIASDELKIFVSTISIQRRVGGNLAEVLSIMADTLEERERVNKEINTLTAEAKYIAFLLPILPVFMVIMMNVVIPGFLNPLFTPLGLILIVIIAALQLFAFFLIKKITRIRV from the coding sequence ATGAATCCTGCCGTTATTTCACTTAGCGCCACCTTCTTTGCTTTTTCCGTTTTCTTGTATTACTACGTAACTGGCACCCAGGCAAAAAAATCTATTAAACGTGTTAACAGCTGGTTTCATACTGAGGAAGAGAAGAAGAGGAAGAGTTTCATCTACCTGTTTGGCGACCGGTTTGATTCCTCCGAGATTTCAGAGTCGCTGAGAAAGAAACTCATGCAGGCAAATCTGCCGATTAAAGCATCTGAATACGCTGCTGTATGTCTTCTCATATTTGCGATGCTGTGGTTTGTTTGCCACTTCCTTCTGCAGCTGCTATTCCCACTGGACATAGTACTGGCTTATATTTTTGTATGGGCAGGTTCGAAAATATATTTAAATTCCCGTAAAGATAAACGCGCCGCGGATTTTAATAAGCAGCTTCCTGAAATATGCAGGATGATGAGCAACACGGTTAAAGCAGGTATGACGCTGCATCAGGGGGTTCAGCTGGTGGCAAAGGAGCTGCCTGCGCCCGCAGGGGAAGAATTTAATGAACTGAATCAGGAGCTGAATCTGGGCGACAGTTTTGATGATGCTATGGGCAGGCTGTCTCAGAAAATTGCCAGTGATGAACTGAAGATTTTTGTGAGTACGATCTCGATTCAGAGAAGGGTGGGGGGAAATCTTGCTGAGGTGCTTAGTATTATGGCCGACACCCTGGAAGAAAGGGAGCGTGTCAATAAAGAAATTAACACACTAACTGCCGAAGCGAAGTATATTGCCTTTTTACTGCCCATCCTTCCGGTTTTCATGGTAATCATGATGAATGTTGTTATACCGGGTTTTCTTAATCCGTTGTTCACCCCTTTAGGCCTGATTCTTATTGTTATTATCGCAGCCCTTCAGTTATTTGCTTTTTTCCTGATAAAAAAGATAACAAGGATAAGGGTGTAG
- a CDS encoding pilus assembly protein TadG-related protein — protein MTDWTLPGADKERVQVLRLKNEDGSTTTFVLFILIGAIFLSFVFLDFFSTFANKRISQSGADAGALAAAREAKLAYEEELRIEILDELGNLEEEIDEELERRIEELLEQNEEVENEDEEAEEIEIDEDEIREEIISDWGIPDTIVERLDNLSAELEFEEAAAFFFHNDDVIITQIMCRGINNRWNDIDSAAKYYAEKNGAVNDAEDDIVVRFPYNDEFKIQVYTKRNPAYITVDSGNLENNNVYAQAASSVSLLDGFSFVVSACH, from the coding sequence GTGACTGACTGGACTCTTCCAGGTGCTGATAAGGAGAGGGTGCAGGTGCTGAGGCTGAAAAATGAAGATGGAAGTACGACCACTTTTGTTTTGTTTATATTAATTGGCGCGATTTTTTTAAGTTTCGTGTTTTTGGATTTTTTCTCTACTTTTGCAAATAAGCGGATCAGCCAGTCAGGCGCAGATGCAGGGGCCCTTGCGGCTGCAAGGGAAGCGAAATTAGCCTATGAAGAGGAGCTGCGTATAGAAATACTCGATGAGCTGGGTAATCTTGAGGAAGAAATTGATGAAGAATTGGAAAGGCGAATTGAGGAATTGCTGGAGCAGAATGAAGAAGTTGAGAATGAGGATGAAGAAGCAGAAGAAATAGAAATTGATGAAGATGAAATCAGAGAAGAGATTATTTCGGATTGGGGAATTCCAGATACTATTGTTGAAAGGCTCGATAACCTTTCAGCAGAACTGGAGTTTGAGGAAGCGGCAGCCTTCTTTTTTCATAATGATGATGTTATTATCACCCAAATCATGTGCCGGGGAATTAATAACAGATGGAATGATATTGACAGTGCCGCGAAATATTATGCAGAAAAAAACGGTGCTGTAAATGACGCTGAAGATGATATTGTCGTTAGATTTCCTTATAACGATGAATTTAAAATACAGGTATACACCAAGAGGAACCCGGCCTATATCACCGTAGACAGTGGAAATCTGGAAAACAATAATGTTTATGCCCAGGCAGCTTCTTCTGTATCACTGCTTGATGGATTTAGTTTCGTAGTCAGCGCATGCCACTGA
- a CDS encoding metal-sulfur cluster assembly factor: protein MADEKQEMKDRVYAELENVIDPELGVDIVNLGLIYDVDLDEKDNVKITMTLTSMGCPLAGTIVSDIKRALNDLREFGEIGEVDVDIVFSPPWDKSMMSRYAKIALGVADN from the coding sequence ATGGCTGACGAAAAACAGGAAATGAAAGACCGAGTTTATGCTGAACTTGAAAATGTTATTGACCCTGAATTAGGAGTTGACATTGTCAATCTTGGGTTAATATACGATGTGGATCTGGATGAGAAAGATAATGTAAAAATTACAATGACTCTTACATCAATGGGCTGTCCATTAGCTGGCACCATTGTGTCCGATATTAAACGGGCCTTAAACGACCTGCGGGAATTCGGGGAAATAGGCGAAGTGGATGTGGATATTGTGTTCAGCCCGCCGTGGGATAAAAGCATGATGTCCCGTTATGCAAAGATAGCTCTTGGAGTAGCTGATAATTAA
- a CDS encoding AAA family ATPase, with protein MMSPMRALTVIPDKELENKLEESLEQASVSVVKTDEWNDDLISHRYDVVFIDENILKEQSNLWNVSGTFFIAVARERSYEALRSYLKLGIYDVVVINEEEDRLQDLINHIKDKIEHGEAASTANDGMLEKGKVCVFYSSKGGAGKTLLSAMTAQCLQTQHDKKVVLIDLNAQFGGIEVTFGLDHPRSYYDLKPVLQELAIHHIKNVAVTHEETGIDIILGPSVPEHAEDIEDELVSRMLRVCKEHYDYVIVDMPSGLSSLSFTGLNEASHIYYVLNPDSLSLRVLKHTLTLFDRFQLGKKQGFSIILNRTDDKDEMTEKDVRKIIDAPLDGVIRSDYYGIQPMLNMGIPFFLSNGKKAKSKVTKDVQRLVSKVLV; from the coding sequence ATGATGAGTCCCATGCGTGCCCTGACAGTTATACCTGACAAAGAATTGGAGAACAAGCTGGAAGAGTCTCTTGAGCAGGCGTCTGTTTCTGTTGTCAAAACGGACGAATGGAACGATGACTTAATCAGCCATCGGTACGATGTGGTATTTATAGATGAAAATATACTGAAAGAGCAAAGTAACTTGTGGAACGTTTCAGGAACATTTTTTATAGCGGTGGCAAGAGAAAGGTCCTACGAGGCTTTGCGTTCTTATCTGAAACTTGGAATCTATGATGTTGTGGTCATCAATGAAGAAGAAGACAGATTGCAGGATTTGATTAATCATATAAAGGATAAGATTGAGCACGGCGAAGCAGCAAGTACAGCGAACGACGGAATGCTGGAAAAAGGAAAAGTTTGTGTTTTTTACAGTTCAAAAGGCGGGGCGGGAAAAACGCTTCTTTCTGCCATGACTGCACAGTGCCTGCAGACTCAGCACGATAAAAAAGTCGTCCTCATAGACCTGAATGCCCAGTTCGGTGGAATCGAGGTTACATTTGGTCTGGATCATCCACGCTCTTATTATGATCTGAAGCCTGTACTTCAGGAGCTTGCGATTCATCATATTAAAAATGTGGCAGTAACCCATGAAGAGACAGGCATTGATATCATACTCGGCCCATCTGTTCCGGAACATGCGGAAGACATAGAGGACGAGCTCGTCTCCAGAATGCTGAGAGTATGTAAAGAACATTATGACTATGTCATTGTGGACATGCCAAGCGGCCTTTCCTCACTAAGTTTTACAGGGCTTAATGAAGCTTCCCATATATATTATGTTCTCAATCCGGACAGTCTGAGCTTAAGAGTTTTGAAGCATACTTTAACTCTGTTTGACAGATTTCAGCTTGGTAAAAAACAAGGGTTTTCCATCATACTTAACAGAACAGACGACAAAGACGAGATGACGGAAAAGGACGTCAGGAAGATCATTGATGCTCCCCTGGATGGTGTCATCCGGTCAGATTATTATGGTATCCAGCCGATGCTGAACATGGGAATACCATTTTTCCTCAGTAACGGTAAGAAAGCTAAATCAAAAGTTACGAAGGATGTTCAGCGCCTCGTCAGCAAAGTACTAGTCTAA
- a CDS encoding SAF domain-containing protein — MIDAKRKAMIFLTVAFILSVVTSVLVLNEVRSAQDSLGERTSVAVAASNIQPYSEINAEMIEWVEIPQADGFTSFIRDLSDVQDAVTIVQLQEGDLLTHNILRSAADIPQDHRIVWLNATPNVVMDQAVAAGDTVDIVVTSTSEETDLTTTRVFENVEVIQRDQGSEETANIKISLHINDAEQFIHFQNTADSIRVLLANQIQQTEDIPPEESESSEQLQSAEEDNETQDEENSNDNNDNNDEENNDEDNEDNEDEDDEGEDEE, encoded by the coding sequence ATGATTGATGCGAAACGTAAAGCAATGATTTTTTTAACTGTAGCATTTATTTTATCTGTTGTTACCAGTGTCCTCGTTCTTAACGAAGTAAGATCTGCACAGGATTCTCTCGGGGAACGAACCAGTGTAGCTGTAGCCGCTTCCAATATTCAGCCGTACTCTGAAATTAATGCGGAAATGATTGAGTGGGTGGAGATTCCACAGGCAGATGGCTTCACATCCTTTATAAGAGATTTAAGTGATGTCCAGGACGCAGTAACTATAGTTCAGCTCCAGGAGGGAGACCTTCTCACACATAACATACTTCGTTCAGCAGCTGATATACCCCAGGACCACAGAATTGTCTGGCTGAATGCAACGCCGAATGTAGTAATGGATCAGGCGGTTGCTGCCGGCGATACAGTGGATATCGTTGTTACATCTACCTCTGAAGAAACAGATTTAACAACTACCCGTGTATTTGAAAATGTAGAAGTAATCCAGCGTGACCAGGGCAGTGAAGAGACTGCAAATATTAAAATATCTCTGCACATTAATGATGCAGAGCAGTTTATCCATTTTCAGAATACTGCTGATTCCATTCGCGTTCTTCTCGCAAACCAGATTCAGCAAACGGAAGATATACCACCCGAGGAGTCAGAATCTTCCGAACAGTTACAGTCTGCTGAAGAAGACAATGAAACGCAGGATGAAGAGAATAGCAATGATAACAATGATAATAACGACGAAGAAAATAATGATGAAGATAACGAAGACAACGAAGATGAAGATGATGAAGGCGAGGATGAAGAATGA
- a CDS encoding STAS domain-containing protein produces MTTFSGNDKIQDFLQEMLSSRETIIQAATERCMDESEDLYLDLPEKKHFIKETTNILAEHLLSGKLAGSINQTAVETLHQPAHLSQTVLFTRMITFSYITNAFWMVYKTDSNLQQKYSLTVTETIEINRLITAGTRMILSESFSLKNTSGPVPVPASENTLLVIPLADGTALCPVTSGFNGGESGGMLKEILQISSEKRIAHLILEFSGMEEVNDSSAAGILKVIRTLEVLGVDVSLTGIQPGMAQSVVLQNLPLKDLSIFPDIKSAMLKTPYK; encoded by the coding sequence ATGACTACCTTTAGTGGGAACGATAAAATTCAGGACTTCCTGCAGGAAATGCTTTCCTCCAGGGAAACGATTATACAAGCAGCAACCGAACGGTGTATGGATGAGTCAGAAGATCTTTATCTGGACCTGCCGGAAAAGAAACATTTTATAAAAGAGACAACAAATATACTGGCAGAGCATTTATTATCCGGGAAACTGGCTGGCAGCATTAATCAAACGGCAGTGGAAACATTACACCAGCCTGCCCATCTATCCCAGACGGTCCTTTTTACCAGAATGATCACTTTCTCTTATATTACTAACGCTTTCTGGATGGTGTATAAAACTGACAGTAACCTTCAGCAAAAATATTCCCTCACTGTTACGGAAACAATTGAGATTAATCGTTTAATTACAGCGGGTACCAGAATGATTTTAAGTGAAAGTTTCTCCTTAAAAAACACATCAGGGCCTGTCCCTGTTCCTGCTTCAGAAAACACCCTTCTGGTTATTCCGCTGGCGGATGGAACAGCTCTGTGTCCTGTCACATCCGGGTTTAATGGTGGCGAATCCGGTGGAATGCTGAAGGAAATCCTCCAGATCAGCAGTGAAAAACGAATAGCCCATCTTATTCTTGAGTTTTCAGGTATGGAGGAAGTGAATGACAGTAGTGCAGCCGGGATTCTGAAAGTAATAAGAACTCTGGAAGTTCTTGGTGTAGATGTTTCTCTCACTGGCATCCAGCCGGGAATGGCCCAGTCTGTCGTTCTGCAGAATCTTCCTCTCAAGGACCTGTCCATTTTTCCTGACATAAAGAGCGCTATGCTCAAAACACCGTATAAATAG
- a CDS encoding AMP-binding protein, protein MADEIKLTMGKLLETVSKESPDHEAVVYPDRGLRLSYKEFDKLARNAAKGLMSLGIEKGDHVAIWATNRPEWVTTQFASGKMGAVLVTVNTSYRTAELEYLLRQSDSTTLILMEEYRDASYINMLYEIAPELRTSEPGSLNSKKLPKLKNVIVLGENRYPGMFHWEDLLERASKTSDHELDERMDSLHYHEPINMQYTSGTTGFPKGVMLTHSNIINNARNVAECMKLSKEDRLCIPVPFFHCFGCVMGTLACVTVGATMVPVQEFKPAEVLEAVEKECCTALHGVPTMFIAELNDPDFKNYDLSSLRTGIMAGSNCPIEVMKGVVNEMGASEITIAYGQTESSPVITQTRTDDPLELRVSTVGRALPNVEVKIVEPGTNKEVPRGTQGELCTRGYHVMKGYYKNQEETDRAIDNDGWLYTGDLAVMDENGYCKITGRLKDMIIRGGENIYPREIEEFLYQHPKILDVQIVGVPDEKYGEEIVAWIRLKEGEEAAEEEIKDYCYGKIARYKVPRYIAFCEEYPMTASGKIQKFKLREKSIEYKNKAGEKEQAGS, encoded by the coding sequence ATGGCAGACGAAATAAAACTGACTATGGGTAAACTTTTGGAAACGGTTTCAAAAGAAAGCCCGGACCATGAGGCAGTAGTTTATCCGGACAGAGGACTCAGGCTTTCCTACAAGGAGTTTGATAAGCTCGCCCGTAATGCGGCAAAAGGTCTGATGAGCCTTGGTATTGAAAAAGGAGACCATGTAGCTATCTGGGCAACGAACCGACCCGAATGGGTGACCACCCAGTTTGCCTCCGGGAAGATGGGAGCAGTGCTCGTAACAGTTAACACAAGCTATCGTACTGCGGAGCTTGAGTATCTGCTCCGGCAGTCAGACTCGACAACTTTAATATTAATGGAAGAATACCGTGATGCTTCATATATTAATATGCTTTATGAAATAGCACCTGAGTTGAGGACTTCAGAACCGGGCAGTCTGAATTCAAAAAAACTGCCTAAACTGAAGAATGTGATTGTTCTCGGTGAAAATCGTTATCCTGGGATGTTTCACTGGGAGGATTTGCTTGAGCGTGCAAGTAAAACATCTGATCATGAGCTCGATGAGAGAATGGACAGCCTGCACTATCATGAACCCATCAACATGCAGTATACCTCAGGGACAACCGGGTTTCCTAAAGGTGTAATGCTTACACACAGCAATATCATTAACAATGCACGAAATGTAGCGGAGTGTATGAAGCTATCCAAAGAGGACCGGTTATGTATACCTGTCCCGTTCTTTCATTGCTTCGGGTGTGTAATGGGAACCCTTGCATGCGTTACGGTAGGGGCGACTATGGTGCCGGTGCAGGAATTTAAGCCTGCGGAAGTACTGGAGGCAGTGGAAAAAGAATGCTGTACCGCTTTGCATGGTGTTCCTACAATGTTCATTGCTGAATTGAATGATCCTGATTTCAAAAATTATGATTTATCTTCCTTAAGGACAGGGATTATGGCAGGATCCAATTGTCCAATTGAGGTGATGAAAGGCGTAGTAAATGAGATGGGTGCGTCAGAGATTACTATCGCATATGGGCAGACAGAATCTTCTCCTGTCATCACCCAGACAAGAACGGACGATCCACTTGAACTTCGTGTCTCCACGGTTGGACGAGCGCTCCCGAACGTGGAAGTAAAAATCGTTGAGCCAGGGACAAATAAAGAGGTCCCGAGAGGAACGCAGGGAGAGTTGTGCACAAGAGGCTACCATGTAATGAAAGGCTACTATAAAAATCAGGAAGAAACAGACAGAGCAATTGACAATGATGGCTGGCTATATACTGGAGACCTGGCAGTCATGGATGAGAATGGCTACTGTAAAATTACAGGCAGGCTGAAAGACATGATCATTCGTGGTGGAGAAAATATTTACCCAAGAGAAATTGAAGAATTTTTATACCAGCACCCTAAAATTCTTGATGTACAGATTGTGGGAGTTCCCGATGAGAAATACGGAGAAGAGATCGTTGCCTGGATCCGGCTTAAGGAAGGGGAAGAAGCTGCAGAAGAAGAGATTAAAGACTACTGTTATGGAAAAATCGCCCGATACAAAGTTCCAAGATATATAGCATTCTGTGAGGAGTACCCAATGACAGCTTCCGGGAAGATTCAGAAGTTCAAACTCCGGGAAAAGTCCATTGAATATAAAAATAAGGCTGGAGAAAAAGAGCAGGCTGGCAGTTAA
- a CDS encoding sulfite exporter TauE/SafE family protein produces MLGLDTGEVLIVLLCAALIGLAKTGLPALGILVVAAMATIFPARDSIGIVLPMLIAADLIAVVYYRHSVHWKTLLSLVPWVGGGLIAGFILLLFITASRPIEIILGVIVLIMAAGQMAREKGRTKWLENMPKSGSFRGVIGTLAGFTTMIGNAAGPIMSIFLIAINLPKKVFIGTGAWFFLAVNLIKVPLYIWLTLITWETVLFNLWLVPVILAGAFLGIKFLPLIPQKKFNTAILFLAAAGGIQLLL; encoded by the coding sequence ATGCTTGGATTAGACACTGGAGAGGTTTTAATAGTTTTATTATGTGCTGCACTTATCGGGCTTGCCAAGACTGGTCTCCCTGCACTTGGAATTCTCGTAGTTGCAGCAATGGCGACTATTTTTCCGGCAAGAGATTCCATAGGGATTGTGCTGCCTATGCTTATAGCTGCAGATCTCATAGCAGTTGTTTATTACCGGCACAGCGTCCACTGGAAAACCCTTCTTTCCCTCGTTCCATGGGTAGGGGGAGGCTTAATTGCCGGATTTATTCTTCTGTTATTCATCACAGCGAGCAGACCCATCGAGATAATTCTTGGTGTAATTGTGCTTATAATGGCTGCCGGCCAGATGGCAAGAGAGAAAGGCAGGACAAAATGGCTGGAAAATATGCCGAAGTCAGGGAGTTTCAGAGGCGTGATAGGGACACTGGCAGGTTTTACAACGATGATTGGAAATGCTGCCGGTCCGATTATGTCCATTTTCCTCATCGCTATCAATCTGCCGAAAAAAGTATTTATTGGTACAGGGGCTTGGTTTTTTCTTGCCGTAAACCTCATTAAAGTACCACTCTATATTTGGCTTACGTTAATAACCTGGGAGACTGTCCTGTTTAATCTGTGGCTCGTTCCAGTTATACTTGCAGGAGCTTTTCTTGGAATTAAGTTTCTGCCGTTAATTCCACAGAAAAAATTCAATACGGCAATTCTTTTTCTTGCTGCCGCAGGAGGAATCCAGCTGCTCTTATAA
- a CDS encoding CpaF family protein yields MSSWIQKAGIKPGTAVLSSAGAENIRDQEVDRWVRHYKNRLIKEADLASITALEPVERKQTIERLVSAMIEEERVIIPSQVMQEIIKQLINESVGYGPLEALLEDDEITEIMVNGPKAIFIEKNGRLEKTTVRFKDENHIRHIIDRIIAPIGRRIDESSPMVDARLHDGSRVNAAIPPVSLDGPVISIRKFKRDPFAMEDLIQFDSFHPVMGEFLKALVKAKCNILVSGGTGSGKTTLLNVLSSAIPPGERIVTIEDMAELRFNYDNLVRMEARPPNMEGTGEIAIGHLVKNALRMRPDRIIVGEVRGTEALDMLQAMNTGHEGSLTTVHANSPKDALGRLEAMVIMSGLPLSVDVIRGYFVGALDIIVQSERLTDGKRRLVNISEITEDNGKVYLKDIFRFSRKGTDENGRVLGDFEATGYIPEAYQKIRSFGLTLSDDIFKEGTLE; encoded by the coding sequence ATGTCATCATGGATTCAAAAAGCAGGCATTAAACCTGGCACCGCCGTTTTATCCTCAGCCGGAGCCGAAAACATCCGGGACCAGGAGGTGGACCGCTGGGTACGGCACTATAAGAACAGGCTTATTAAAGAGGCTGACCTCGCTTCTATCACTGCACTGGAGCCTGTGGAAAGGAAACAGACAATTGAGCGGCTCGTCTCCGCGATGATTGAAGAAGAGCGGGTTATCATTCCCTCTCAGGTAATGCAGGAAATCATTAAGCAGCTCATCAATGAATCTGTCGGCTACGGCCCACTGGAAGCTCTTCTTGAAGATGATGAGATTACGGAGATAATGGTCAACGGCCCGAAAGCGATTTTTATTGAGAAAAATGGACGCCTGGAAAAAACAACTGTCCGATTTAAAGATGAGAATCATATCCGGCATATTATTGACAGGATTATTGCTCCGATTGGGCGCAGAATTGATGAGAGTTCACCAATGGTTGATGCCAGGCTTCATGATGGAAGCCGTGTAAATGCGGCGATACCTCCTGTCAGCCTTGATGGGCCGGTAATATCTATCAGGAAATTTAAAAGAGACCCTTTTGCTATGGAAGATCTCATTCAGTTTGATTCCTTCCATCCTGTGATGGGGGAGTTTCTGAAAGCTCTGGTAAAAGCAAAATGTAACATTCTCGTATCCGGAGGGACGGGCAGCGGAAAAACTACCCTGTTAAATGTTCTCTCTTCAGCCATACCTCCCGGGGAAAGAATCGTCACAATAGAAGATATGGCAGAGCTTCGGTTTAATTACGATAACCTCGTAAGAATGGAAGCGAGACCACCGAATATGGAGGGCACGGGCGAAATAGCTATTGGCCACCTGGTAAAGAACGCACTGCGTATGCGGCCTGACCGGATCATTGTCGGGGAAGTCAGGGGCACGGAAGCTCTTGATATGCTGCAGGCAATGAACACCGGGCATGAAGGGTCGTTAACTACGGTACACGCCAACTCGCCTAAAGATGCGCTGGGAAGGCTGGAAGCTATGGTGATTATGTCAGGTCTTCCTCTTTCTGTAGACGTGATCCGCGGATATTTTGTGGGAGCGCTGGATATTATTGTCCAGAGTGAAAGGCTTACAGACGGTAAACGCCGGCTCGTAAATATTTCTGAGATCACAGAGGATAACGGGAAAGTTTATCTGAAAGATATTTTTCGTTTTTCCAGAAAAGGAACAGATGAAAATGGAAGAGTACTGGGTGATTTTGAAGCGACTGGCTATATACCCGAGGCGTATCAAAAGATCAGATCCTTTGGCTTAACACTTTCCGACGACATATTTAAGGAGGGGACGCTGGAATGA
- a CDS encoding helix-turn-helix domain-containing protein codes for MEVERMKDINTTLEVVCGKWKAIILLELDNKTLRFSELKSRLPDVSHQTLIKQLKELEEEGLVERKSYPVVPPKVEYSLTSYGKSLEGLLLNMSEWGHRHRKNRKKEYDDRENMKLS; via the coding sequence GTGGAAGTTGAAAGGATGAAGGATATAAATACAACACTTGAAGTAGTATGCGGAAAGTGGAAAGCTATAATTCTGCTGGAGCTCGACAATAAAACGCTTCGTTTCAGTGAGCTTAAAAGCAGGCTGCCCGACGTCAGCCACCAGACGCTGATTAAGCAGCTGAAAGAACTGGAAGAAGAAGGGCTTGTTGAGAGGAAATCATATCCAGTAGTTCCCCCCAAGGTTGAATATTCATTAACTTCCTATGGAAAAAGCCTGGAAGGCTTGCTCCTGAATATGTCGGAGTGGGGGCACAGACATAGGAAAAACAGAAAAAAAGAATATGATGACAGGGAAAATATGAAGCTGTCCTGA
- a CDS encoding TadE/TadG family type IV pilus assembly protein, whose translation MRKIIKRYTGNEKGSQTIEFVAIFPLLIFAIFFVWQVSLVAYALVVTEAAARDGARAASVEGDYVQAVENSAVGLQLAGTPTRSIGSSGYGEEVTVTVVTKVPFIQMPILNNLDQNITRSVTMPYEGESD comes from the coding sequence ATGCGAAAAATCATTAAACGATATACAGGGAATGAAAAAGGCTCACAAACGATCGAGTTTGTGGCGATTTTTCCTCTTTTAATATTTGCTATTTTCTTTGTATGGCAGGTATCGCTTGTTGCTTACGCCCTTGTGGTAACGGAAGCTGCAGCAAGGGACGGTGCCAGGGCAGCGTCAGTGGAGGGGGATTATGTGCAGGCAGTGGAAAACTCTGCTGTTGGACTTCAACTCGCCGGCACTCCTACCCGAAGTATTGGCTCTTCCGGTTACGGAGAGGAAGTCACTGTTACTGTAGTGACAAAGGTGCCATTCATCCAGATGCCAATATTGAATAATTTAGATCAAAATATTACAAGGTCTGTCACTATGCCGTATGAAGGGGAGAGTGACTGA
- a CDS encoding type II secretion system F family protein: MSENFITLVTLLVGIILLFLLAAFIYIWLYVAKKQKLVEYAGEGEEKKKVKVSLKERVGRLLIRGGEYIGPTAVKYPMFENREQDEKLLAYAGYPMGMKLETFYGLRYLLGFGSLIVFWPYQLMGLPFGFLLLVVMPFAGFLLPNVWIRMKAKERQEIISVSMPDFMDIVSISLRAGASLDGALRQVSEKMDGPLSEEISRFTRETSLGVPRRIAFQELQERNSSKELESLVTSLLQGEELGVPIAQTFNVQASDLRQSRGFRAKEKAAKASPQITLVTTFFVAPSVLLLIVGMMALNLIYNPGAFGLDILFR; the protein is encoded by the coding sequence ATGAGTGAAAATTTCATAACGCTTGTTACTTTGTTAGTTGGCATTATCCTTCTCTTCCTTCTCGCTGCGTTCATTTATATCTGGCTTTATGTGGCAAAGAAGCAGAAGCTCGTGGAGTATGCAGGTGAAGGAGAAGAAAAGAAAAAAGTAAAAGTCTCCCTGAAAGAAAGGGTTGGCAGGCTGTTAATCAGAGGGGGTGAATATATAGGGCCCACTGCAGTTAAATACCCGATGTTTGAGAACAGGGAACAAGATGAAAAACTTCTCGCTTATGCTGGATATCCGATGGGAATGAAACTGGAAACTTTTTACGGACTCAGATATCTCCTCGGTTTTGGAAGTTTAATAGTTTTCTGGCCTTACCAGCTGATGGGTTTGCCGTTTGGTTTTCTTCTATTAGTAGTAATGCCTTTCGCAGGATTTCTCCTCCCTAACGTTTGGATTCGCATGAAGGCGAAAGAGCGGCAGGAAATCATCAGTGTCAGTATGCCGGATTTCATGGATATTGTAAGTATTTCTTTAAGAGCCGGTGCTTCACTGGATGGAGCGTTAAGGCAGGTTTCGGAAAAAATGGATGGTCCCTTAAGCGAAGAGATCAGCAGATTCACGAGGGAGACAAGCCTTGGGGTGCCAAGAAGAATCGCTTTTCAGGAGCTGCAGGAAAGGAATTCATCAAAGGAGCTGGAAAGCCTTGTAACCTCTCTTTTGCAGGGAGAAGAGCTTGGTGTACCGATTGCACAGACATTCAACGTGCAGGCAAGTGACCTGAGGCAGTCGAGAGGTTTCAGAGCTAAGGAAAAAGCGGCGAAAGCGAGCCCCCAGATTACCCTTGTGACAACTTTTTTTGTTGCTCCTAGTGTCTTACTCCTCATAGTAGGAATGATGGCGCTGAATCTTATTTACAACCCTGGAGCGTTTGGGCTTGATATATTATTCCGTTAA
- a CDS encoding YjcZ family sporulation protein — protein MGYGHGYGAGFALVLVLFILLVIIGAAAWTW, from the coding sequence ATGGGATACGGACACGGTTATGGAGCAGGATTCGCATTAGTTCTGGTTCTGTTTATCCTGCTTGTAATTATCGGTGCTGCAGCTTGGACTTGGTAA